A stretch of DNA from Mycobacterium senriense:
CTGGGTGTGGGCCACGCGCCCGGTCAGCGTCTTCGGATCACCCGTGCACAACCGGAACGCCGTCTCGGTGATAAGCGCGATGTCCTCGGTGTCGGTCTTGGCCAGATCGAGGGTGCCGGCGCCGGGCGTGGCCACCGGATTGGACGGGGCGGCGGCATTCACCGCGATGCCGTCGTCATAGAGCTCGGCCGCAAGGCTTTTCGTCAACCGATTGAGCGCGGCCTTGGCCGTGCCGTAGATGCCGAAGCCGGCGGTCCGGTCGAACTCCGAGAACGGCGGCCCGGGCGGCAGGTCGCCACCCACCGAGGTCAGGTTCACGATCCAGCCGCGTCCACGTTCACGCATCGCGGGTATCGCCAGCTGACACAGATGCAGGGGCCCCAGCACGTGCATCTCCATCATCAGCCGGGCGCGTCGCTCGGGAAACCCGTCGAGTGGCCGCAGGAACGTCACCGCGGCGTTGTTGACCAGGATGTCGGGCGCGCCGATGGCACCGGTCACTTCGGCGAAAAGGCGTTCCCGGTCTTCGGATTGGGACAGGTCCGCTTGGACCGCAACGGCCTTTCCGCCCGCGGCGACGATCTCGTCGCGCGTCTGGCTCAGCGATCCCTGGTACTTCGGATCGGGGTCCATCGTGCGGGCGGTCAACGCCACCGTGGCCCCGCCTTCGGCCAGCCGCACGGCGATCGCCTTGCCCAGGCCCCGGCTGCTTCCGGTGACGAGGG
This window harbors:
- a CDS encoding SDR family NAD(P)-dependent oxidoreductase translates to MSAQRCDGMVALVTGSSRGLGKAIAVRLAEGGATVALTARTMDPDPKYQGSLSQTRDEIVAAGGKAVAVQADLSQSEDRERLFAEVTGAIGAPDILVNNAAVTFLRPLDGFPERRARLMMEMHVLGPLHLCQLAIPAMRERGRGWIVNLTSVGGDLPPGPPFSEFDRTAGFGIYGTAKAALNRLTKSLAAELYDDGIAVNAAAPSNPVATPGAGTLDLAKTDTEDIALITETAFRLCTGDPKTLTGRVAHTQPFLAEVGWTAPAG